A single window of Colletes latitarsis isolate SP2378_abdomen chromosome 11, iyColLati1, whole genome shotgun sequence DNA harbors:
- the LOC143348068 gene encoding uncharacterized protein LOC143348068, with translation MQIKFCYKMAKNDGSKIFCANTMQENERILHESCRKYQVETKTKEDFEKLFIKLNYVCQIRLTKEEVQLNSSWCNKNVINYTYGPILGFPSGSWWGIRMDCSRDRIHDPFDENIQVGPFGVTSICTSSINLSEDVDFGNSLTLTGQKYLDEKSDNDPLIKNYENQIPVRLIRSYNLLNEFAPKTGYRYDGLYIVTNVWIGINSDSTKYYKFSLLRFNDQEPPLWGIKQPLLGTSKSFSNQHFTPMPLRNCSENSFPCLYEFKKYSHTSEPVISKGKHDKSNGFIQFPTSENKKIEEKEKVTAESGIVMRHVFKKGTVECTPSIASMSVASENKPLAHIGTQGFKALNTNISIRTGLYDSSHSTQHDLKKTTLSPFCRTAKSLNLLKINPHAENLTLSNKDKNKSSDGKIQMITTNDFPKRVDYISPNTVKPDSLKIKLSKDTNTESNSSSNDTSLNPSCTHECNNSKIHKDAINDCIDVHKSNVTSSNMPTSMLNLTESTCKNETLTHRIASKKAQELKSLDSIDSLTPDKILHLINKKCHPLSKLLMGNMIGLTSEQSIELKTHDFLTAQTEVKDKIVTQNNGVEETKEKKQFESISDDLIGARYYKFRRRKRLSRKIMKKSEIRKCDKTHNGDLQNDSMQSALQKDVLYSNRRNTDIQNKIVKETSIQKKKIHCVQESGTDIKKDVESKNETKTRLRTMKAVKSSIKKHINKKQRREIANLLIDAKIGPKIRGPRNRRLRCMSNTYAKQSYERFSTVVCTLNKCRINSEISEQRSTLKNRNKLTKIGSYKSMRGKETRNVRIHKNLTVFKKMDKNDITEKMINNNNNNNTNNNNNNNNNNNNKNSTNDNNKKPKSIKTNIKSVQTNDTTMIVNRKRKLMQKIPAKIKFSTGEEKSHGNYEKNCKMDAVTQCSLIKEPPMKNLKSNELVKKYGRNEHYTFIKVEYGEFKDMKSEMYEAAKSATENKGQRVHKPNERYKSCTETVRNIQHPKTSNVPLNSNILNTKEQSKFSMERASAFVPVNVLDSDSKIARLRSIGFKPIITCGNGNEGISNQNKEDCSEVFNSKVLKQNVAEKYNKYTNEENDVVVYMDDELQYQDIEDEDNNSLSSKRKSSESEDRTSNNEQLNNITFEKRSSNDLSSEQDLESPWHGWKKVITNKDIYWIGW, from the exons ATGCAAATAAAGTTCTGTTATAAAATGGCAAAGAATGATGGTTCAAAAATTTTTTGTGCAAATACTATGCAAGAAAATGAAAGGATATTACATGAATCTTGTCGTAAATATCAA GTAGAGACCAAAACCAAGGAAGATTTTGAGAAGTTGTTTATTAAACTTAATTACGTCTGTCAAATAAGATTGACCAAAGAGGAAGTACAATTAAATTCTTCTTGGTGTAATAAAAAT gtTATAAACTATACGTATGGACCTATTCTGGGTTTTCCATCTGGTTCTTGGTGGGGTATTCGTATGGATTGCTCCCGCGATCGTATTCACGATCCCTTTGACGAAAATATTCAGGTCGGACCATTTGGAGTTACATCTATCTGTACATCAAGCATTAATCTAAGCGAAGATGTTGACTTTGGTAATTCTCTTACCCTTACGGGTCAAAAGTATCTCGACGAAAAGTCCGACAATGATCCGCTTAtcaaaaattatgaaaatcagATACCGGTGAGACTGATCAGAAGTTACAATTTATTGAACGAGTTCGCTCCGAAAACGGGTTACAGATACGATGGTTTGTATATCGTAACAAACGTTTGGATAGGTATAAATTCAGATTCTACGAAATATTATAAGTTCTCTTTATTGCGTTTTAACGATCAAGAACCACCATTATGGGGTATAAAACAGCCGCTTCTAGGTACAAGTAAATCTTTCTCTAACCAACATTTTACACCTATGCCTCTACGAAACTGCTCAGAAAATTCGTTCCCGTGCTTgtatgaatttaaaaaatattcgcaCACCTCCGAGCCTGTAATCTCAAAAGGGAAACACGATAAGTCGAATGGATTTATACAATTTCCGACgtctgaaaataaaaaaatagaagAGAAGGAAAAGGTTACAGCTGAAAGCGGGATAGTAATGCGGCATGTGTTTAAGAAAGGAACTGTAGAATGTACACCTAGTATAGCCAGTATGTCTGTTGCGTCGGAAAATAAACCATTGGCCCATATTGGAACACAAGGATTTAAAGCTCTTAATACTAATATTTCTATACGTACAGGACTGTACGATTCGTCGCATAGTACACAGCACGATCTTAAAAAAACTACTTTATCGCCGTTTTGTAGAACAGCTAAATCACTtaatttacttaaaattaatcCTCACGCGGAAAATTTGACTTTGTCTAACAAAGACAAAAATAAAAGTTCAGACGGAAAGATACAAATGATTACGACGAACGATTTTCCTAAACGTGTTGATTATATTTCGCCTAATACGGTGAAACCAGAttcattgaaaattaaattgtctAAAGATACAAATACAGAATCGAACAGCAGTTCAAACGATACAAGTTTAAATCCTTCCTGCACACACGAATGTAATAATAGTAAAATACATAAAGATGCGATAAATGATTGTATAGATGTGCATAAAAGTAATGTAACTTCCTCTAATATGCCAACTAGTATGCTAAACTTAACGGAGTCTACGTGTAAAAATGAGACTTTGACGCATAGAATTGCATCGAAAAAAGCACAGGAATTAAAGTCGCTCGATTCTATAGACTCGCTGACACCGGATAAAATTCTACATTTAATTAACAAGAAATGTCATCCTTTATCAAAGTTACTTATGGGCAATATGATAGGACTAACATCGGAACAATCTATAGAATTAAAAACACACGATTTTTTAACAGCCCAAACGGAAGTCAAAGATAAAATAGTGACACAAAACAACGGCGTGGAAGAAACAAAGGAAAAGAAACAGTTCGAATCTATTTCGGACGATTTAATCGGCGCAAGATATTATAAATTTAGAAGACGTAAAAGATTATcaagaaaaataatgaaaaaatcaGAGATAAGAAAATGCGACAAAACGCACAATGGAGATCTCCAGAATGATTCTATGCAGTCTGCATTGCAGAaagatgttttgtattcgaatagacgtaacacagatatacaaaataaaatagtaaaagAAACTAGTATACAGAAGAAAAAAATACATTGCGTGCAAGAATCGGGAACAGATATTAAAAAGGACGTTGAAAGtaaaaacgaaacgaaaacgCGTTTACGAACTATGAAAGCAGTCAAGTCGTCGATCAAGAAACATATAAATAAGAAACAAAGACGAGAAATTgcaaatttattaatagatgCAAAAATTGGCCCTAAAATACGCGGTCCGCGAAATAGAAGATTGCGATGCATGAGTAATACGTACGCGAAACAGTCGTATGAACGTTTCAGTACCGTGGTGTGTACTTTGAATAAATGCCGAATTAATTCAGAAATATCCGAACAACGATCTACCTTAAAGAATAGAAATAAACTCACAAAAATTGGTAGCTATAAAAGCATGAGAGGTAAAGAAACCAGAAATGTTAGAATACACAAGAATCTCACTGTTTTCAAAAAGATGGACAAGAATGATATTACAGAAAAAAtgataaacaataataataataataataccaacaataacaataacaataataataataataacaataagaatagtACGAACGACAATAATAAGAAACCAAAATCTATAAAGACTAATATTAAAAGTGTACAAACCAACGATACAACGATGATTGTAAATCGGAAAAGAAAATTGATGCAGAAAATTcccgcgaaaataaaatttagtaCGGGCGAAGAGAAATCGCACGGGAATTACGAGAAAAACTGTAAGATGGATGCTGTAACTCAATGCAGTCTCATTAAAGAACCCCCAATGAAAAACTTGAAATCGAACGAATTGGTTAAAAAGTATGGTCGCAACGAGCACTACACTTTTATCAAGGTAGAATACGGTGAATTTAAAGACATGAAATCTGAAATGTACGAAGCTGCTAAATCTGCTACCGAGAATAAAGGTCAACGAGTACATAAGCCTAATGAAAGATATAAATCGTGTACAGAGACTGTACGTAATATACAGCACCCTAAGACTTCGAATGTACCGTTAAATAGTAATATTTTGAATACGAAGGAGCAAAGTAAATTTTCGATGGAAAGGGCGTCTGCATTTGTACCTGTTAACGTTTTGGATAGCGATTCAAAAATTGCTCGTCTCAGATCGATAGGATTCAAGCCGATAATAACCTGCGGTAACGGTAACGAAGGTATCAGTAATCAAAACAAGGAAGATTGTTCTGAAGTATTCAATAGTAAAGTGTTAAAGCAAAATGTTGCTgaaaaatacaataaatatactAACGAGGAAAATGATGTTGTCGTATACATGGATGATGAATTACAATATCAAGATATAGAGGACGAAGACAATAATTCGTTGTCTAGCAAACGTAAATCGTCGGAATCTGAAGATCGTACATCAAACAACGAGCAGTTAAACAATATAACTTTTGAAAAAAGATCGTCTAACGATCTGTCATCGGAACAAGATTTAGAATCACCTTGGCACGGATGGAAAAAAGTTATAACAAATAAAGATATATACTGGATTGGTTGGTAA